The following coding sequences lie in one Primulina huaijiensis isolate GDHJ02 chromosome 2, ASM1229523v2, whole genome shotgun sequence genomic window:
- the LOC140970742 gene encoding rhodanese-like domain-containing protein 4, chloroplastic, which translates to MEALKAVAFTPVSGFAKRSGHRKNPSPTSICRFKNKAFSSSNNSEGHLSVSGYLPGCSVLLSSLLSSGFAKALSYEEALQQSVSGGGFSPDFQLSGVLDSVLGFVAENPIIVGSGVAVLAVPLVVSQLFSNPKPWGVESSKTAYAKLGNDSNAQLLDIRTSLEVKQSGSPDIRGLNKKPVAIAYKGEDKPGFLKKLSLKFKNPENTTLFILDKFDGNSELVAELVTANGFKAAYAIRDGAEGPRGWKNSGLPFILPKKTSFDLSSLTDAFGGGFVDGSDTVPLILGVAVVAALGALAFAEVETILQVLGSVGLIQLVSTKLLFAEDRKQTVQQIEEFVDTKIAAKELVDDIQRIGNALLPFPETTKALPAPTEVTTAPADSTVQKPESATEVNSVPVNSVPKSEIEEESLPGISRPLSPFPNYPDYKPPTSPMPSQP; encoded by the exons ATGGAGGCGCTAAAGGCAGTAGCTTTTACTCCAGTTTCGGGTTTTGCTAAAAGATCAGGGCACAGAAAGAACCCATCACCGACCTCCATTTGTAGATTTAAGAATAAAGCCTTTTCCAGTTCTAACAACTCAGAGGGTCATCTGTCTGTGTCCGGATACCTGCCGGGCTGCTCAGTGCTTTTATCTTCACTTTTGAGTTCTGGGTTTGCTAAAGCGCTGAGTTATGAAGAGGCCCTCCAGCAATCAGTGAGCGGTGGCGGCTTTTCGCCGGACTTCCAATTAAGTGGAGTTCTTGATAGTGTACTCGGTTTCGTGGCGGAGAATCCCATAATTGTTGGCAGCGGAGTGGCGGTTTTGGCTGTGCCGCTGGTGGTTTCGCAGCTGTTCAGCAATCCTAAGCCATGGGGAGTGGAGAGTTCAAAGACTGCTTATGCAAAATTGGGCAACGATTCAAATGCTCAATTGCTTGATATAAGAACATCATTAGAGGTGAAGCAATCGGGTAGCCCAGATATTCGAGGCCTAAATAAGAAGCCGGTGGCAATTGCGTATAAAGGTGAAGATAAACCGGGTTTCTTGAAGAAGCTATCTTTGAAGTTTAAAAATCCAGAAAACACGACATTGTTCATTCTGGACAA ATTTGATGGTAACTCTGAACTTGTGGCGGAGCTGGTAACAGCAAATGGCTTCAAAGCTGCTTATGCAATCAGAGATGGTGCAGAAGGACCCCGAGGCTGGAAG AACAGTGGCCTTCCGTTTATACTTCCAAAGAAGACGAGCTTCGACCTCAGCAGTCTGACCGATGCATTTGGCGGTGGATTCGTG GATGGTTCTGATACTGTGCCTCTGATCCTTGGTGTTGCGGTGGTAGCTGCACTTGGAGCTCTTGCTTTTGCAGAG GTGGAAACAATTCTCCAAGTCCTAGGTTCAGTGGGTCTCATTCAGCTAGTCAGCACGAAACTCCTGTTTGCGGAG GATCGAAAACAAACTGTACAGCAAATTGAAGAGTTCGTGGACACCAAAATCGCTGCAAAAGAGCTTGTGGATGATATACAG CGAATTGGGAATGCTCTTCTACCATTTCCGGAGACTACCAAGGCCCTACCTGCCCCAACAGAGGTTACTACCGCACCAGCTGATAGTACAGTGCAGAAACCCGAGTCTGCTACTGAGGTGAACAGTGTCCCAGTCAATTCTGTCCCCAAATctgaaattgaagaagaatCTCTACCTGGAATATCTAGGCCTCTTTCACCATTCCCTAAT TATCCTGATTACAAGCCTCCAACTTCCCCAATGCCGTCACAGCCATAG
- the LOC140970741 gene encoding uncharacterized protein, with amino-acid sequence MAKKRDRRSGLTPDSQYTRFGSSTQRAGAVNSANWPNRKFTTSAVFAFFMVFPAILLVFYGRRNSSITKAASIIPDLPYIKQEGFVTAEMNYLQVLAENMKTSEYKSRRNFTNPVLAYITPWNSRGYEMAKKYNNKFTHLSPVWYELKSQGTNLVLEGRHNVDKEWILELRRSGNAQLLPRVVLEAIPVNLLKKKKQQDRAVDLIITECMEMEFDGIVLESWSRWAAYGVLHDPDMRSMGLRFIRQLGQAMHSIDLAQSRNWSLQLVYVIGPPRSNELKEYDFGPEDIRYLSESVDGFSLLTYDFSGPQNPGPNAPLKWIHSTLVLLLDTSVVDKILAKMIFLGINFYGNDFVISGGLGGGPIVGREYLFLLEQHKPEIHWEENSAEHYFVYSDNQKVNHVVFYPSLMSISQRLQLALSWGAGVSIWEIGQGLDYFFDIL; translated from the exons ATGGCGAAAAAGAGAGACCGCCGATCGGGTCTCACTCCCGACAGCCAATACACCCGGTTCGGCTCGTCGACTCAGCGTGCCGGAGCCGTAAACTCAGCCAACTGGCCCAATCGCAAGTTTACCACTAGTGCTGTATTTGCCTTCTTCATGGTTTTTCCTGCGATTTTATTAGTGTTTTATGGTAGAAGAAACTCTTCGATTACAAAAGCAGCAAGTATAATCCCGGACCTACCGTATATTAAACAAGAAGGATTTGTCACTGCTGAAATGAATTATCTGCAAGTGTTAGCT GAGAATATGAAGACTTCGGAGTATAAGAGTCGTCGGAATTTTACAAATCCAGTCCTGGCCTACATTACTCCATG GAATTCACGGGGGTATGAGATGGCCAAGAAATACAACAATAAATTTACTCATTTATCTCCTGTGTGGTATGAACTAAAGAG CCAAGGAACAAATTTGGTTTTGGAAGGAAGACATAATGTCGATAAAGAATGGATTTTGGAGCTCCGGAGGAGTGGAAATGCTCAG CTTTTACCTAGGGTGGTTTTGGAAGCGATCCCTGTGAATCTGCTGAAAAAGAAGAAGCAGCAGGATAGAGCTGTTGATCTTATCATAACTGAGTGCAT GGAAATGGAATTTGATGGCATAGTATTGGAGTCATGGTCAAGATGGGCTGCCTATGGTGTTTTGCATGATCCAGACATGCGGAGCATG GGCCTACGGTTTATCAGGCAACTTGGACAAGCCATGCATTCTATTGACTTGGCGCAGAGCCGAAACTGGAGCTTGCAACTAGTTTATGTTATTGGCCCTCCTCGTTCCAATGAGCTGAAGGAATATGATTTTGGACCAGAAGATATTCGGTACTTGAGTGAATCTGTAGATGGTTTCTCTCTGTTGACATATGACTTTTCTGGCCCTCAGAATCCAGGTCCAAATGCACCTTTAAAGTGGATCCACTCAACCTTGGTACTTCTTCTTGATACTAGTGTTGTTGATAAGATATTGGCCAAAATGATATTCCTTGGCATCAATTTTTACGGGAATGATTTTGTCATTTCCGGAG GTCTAGGCGGTGGACCGATTGTCGGGAGAGAGTACCTGTTTTTGTTAGAACAACACAAGCCAGAAATACACTGGGAGGAAAACAGTGCTGAACACTACTTCGTGTACTCTGATAATCAGAAAGTCAATCATGTTGTATTCTACCCTTCTCTCATGTCCATCTCACAACGTTTGCAACTAGCTCTATCTTGGGGAGCTGGCGTCTCAATCTGGGAAATCGGGCAGGGCCTTGATTATTTTTTCGACATTTTGTGA
- the LOC140970740 gene encoding probable WRKY transcription factor 41, translating into MEGVCCGNQNTLTHLLQGRELVNQLKIQLQLSNSREKYDFCVEKIESSLNNAISLLNSMDLLENGTLSHVPGNTSQLPNLLENSSKSEGSDPDYKDQTHEGVSKKRKITQKWNEVVRVRSGTGLESHLNDGYSWRKYGQKVILDTSHPRAYYRCTYLNTQRCLAKKHVQRTDYDPSIFEVVYKGEHSCVQETTKKKKENFGSGGNHLQQIVFGNNTGPDLKVEARELDVTDDAMSNFSSFSFPPQPLLNPKAPRMLPCFLIH; encoded by the exons ATGGAAGGAGTCTGTTGTGGAAACCAAAATACTCTAACACACCTGCTGCAAGGCAGGGAGTTGGTAAATCAGCTGAAAATTCAGCTTCAACTGTCCAACTCAAGagagaaatatgatttttgtgtggagaaaatagagtcttcttTAAATAATGCTATATCCCTACTAAATTCCATGGATCTTCTTGAAAATGGAACACTTTCTCATGTTCCTGGGAATACGTCCCAGTTACCTAATCTTCTCGAGAACAGTTCTAAAAGTGAAGGGTCGGACCCAGATTATAAGGACCAGACCCATGAAGGTGTTTCCAAGAAAAG GAAGATTACCCAAAAATGGAATGAAGTAGTACGTGTGCGCTCCGGGACAGGGCTTGAAAGTCATCTAAATGATGGATATAGTTGGAGAAAATATGGGCAGAAAGTGATTTTAGACACCAGTCATCCAAG GGCATACTATCGTTGCACCTATCTGAACACACAACGGTGTTTAGCAAAGAAACATGTTCAACGAACCGATTATGACCCTTCGATATTCGAAGTCGTGTATAAAGGCGAACACAGCTGTGTTCAAGAAACtacaaagaagaaaaaagagaatttCGGTTCAGGTGGAAACCACCTTCAACAGATAGTTTTCGGCAATAATACAGGTCCGGATCTTAAAGTTGAGGCTCGAGAACTCGATGTAACAGATGATGCTATGTccaatttttcttcattttccttCCCCCCTCAACCCCTGTTGAATCCCAAGGCTCCGAGGATGCTCCCTTGTTTTTTGATCCACTGA